The following nucleotide sequence is from Diospyros lotus cultivar Yz01 chromosome 3, ASM1463336v1, whole genome shotgun sequence.
ataaatgctattcttttccttcaaaatctctaaattgccacattaaataattaattggaaaaatctcttaatcaaatactttaacacttaattaaataattcttgaataaatactaggccctttAACGGATCGTTAcatcatgaacctagggttcataacagggtTGGAATTGGCAATCGAAAGGATCCGATTGAATAgaattgaaacaaaatgattcaagaaagaaatggggggagaaattagagagaaatgaaggAGAGCAatagagggaaatgagagagagatttgagagaattgtagagagggagaaatagagtttcatttaatcaattcaagcatatccccTTCCTATAGCtgaggtaatatatatatagcctcacttaAGCTACCAAACAAATCTCTCTAACCACCTAAGTTACaagacaaaaaaagaagaatatcctaacaaaccattgcaaccctattacaatgatACCATTATATTATTCCTTgagtcatgacaatttccccctccttaagagagttcttgtccccaagaacttcaATAATTGGTCACTACTCTTACCCAATACCAGCTCTCTCAAtctatttcattcttctttccttctttctccttataGGCCTATTCAtcttcattcttaggttttTAAGATTAATTCCAAGCCTAAGTTAACCCAAAACTTTCATAGGAAAAACTTCATCGAGTTCAAGCCCAATACAACCACTCTCGGTAATAGTTATCTTGTAATGACCCAtaagagggcccagtatttattcaagaattatttaattaattgttgaagtaattgattaagagattttgccaattaattatttaatgtggcaatttagagattttgaaggaaaagaatagcatctaattctatttaattttgtagttaaaataatttgccaaggtggcaatctagtaatttttaattgcgagaatagtatttaaatagcatttaatggcatttatttttgtgaaaattaaatgcaagggcatgaaggtaattttggacttttattattatttgagagttttaataataatttttgtattattattaattaagtgagattatgtatttaagggagaGTGGAAATCCATGtgtgagatggatttggattgagagtctcctagttatagTAGGAGGAGGATtccaagttaattaagaataaggactcCAAAGTATAAAATGAGAAGGAGATGGGCTTCTAAGactatttctttctctatataaagGCACATAAGCCATAGTTGTCTTCATGTTGTGTGAGGAGCAGAGAACCAAGAAGTCTGTAAGTGCAGAAGTTGCTTTGCAAAGGAGATTTCTGGTTGAGATCGTGTGAGTCGATCAAGATTTatcaaggcaagtattcttcttgtaatcccttccattacaggttcatatcagttttgatttcagattattccaattCTTCATTGtagttttcaaatttatatcagtaagaagagatgtatatatatatatgcgtataacaatgaagttatgagcaagttctattaatccttatccattttggattgcaagttctattaatccttatccattttggattgcaagttccattaatccttatccattttggattgcaagttccattaatccttatctattttggattacaagttctattaatcctcatccattttggattgcaagttttattaatccttatccattttggattgcaagttctattactccaagttctattactctttttcccatttggagtgcaagtcctattatttcttctttcttttgagttgcaagttccttcctccttttatttcttttagaggcaagttatgcatgatctttatagcgattcaatcaaatattatctttgaatcatccttaaagttgtttcatatcgattGGGATTCGTTTTCCtaagattttattcagaatggtgtagaatcattaagttttgtttCAGATTTCAGTCTTTGTTAGCGTTCATGTTCATCAAATTTAATTGTAGATATCCGAATGGGTCTTcccatatccggatgagttccAAGTTCCTTGCGTATGATATTTGGATGGTTCTTCGCACATCCGAATAGCTCATATTTAGATGCCCTTTCTTCTATCCGGATAGGTCTAGCATATTCGGATGCCTCCTTCCATATCCAGAtacctctctccaaagttgaattttatattcaaataagtctcttgatatatatatatatatatctatccgAGTGCCTTGTGAGATATCTGGATGTctagaatcatatccggatgtcctagtttctTTTGAATATATCCTAGCATATCTGAATAGCTTCTTATTTGAGGGTCAGCGCATTTGGATGAGCTTTCTTCCTattcggatgtctttcatcatatccggatatcctttctgatatcggatggcttttccaaaaatttaattgaacttcCAGAATAGTTTAATCCAcgttttaattaagttaaattattcaataacttCCAGTAATGAATTTATAtgccagaatataacaagttaatcatacacataccctaaatcatagttcattgaatctttgtattccaatatatagatgaagatcgtatcatgtttagcattattttattatgacatgatcatcattatttggtgagattatgtgcatacattttggtatgagcattgagcatgactttatatggagcactacatattgtgtgttagcatttatgtgagcattgcattgcattatgtgtGCCAGGCGGCTTGACTGCAGGGATCCCACCAGTATCAGTTTTAGTTACAACTCAGTGTATGAGTTGCTCGCTTGGTGATGACTAGGGGGCTaagggctttgcccacagtatgtgcttatagttttttttgtttacatgattcagatcagtcaggtatgttttatcagattatgtgggcctatgagccaaagttgcatacctgcatttagtttacagtttatgtgcattacatttttatgaatgcaaacagacaaTGATtgtacagtacaagttcagtgagttatttatcagtatcgatattattcgattcagcttcaattttttttccagcTCATTACTTTctaagctttgtagctcaccttgtactctttcaCCCTTCAGGTTCTAGCGGGAGAGTACcagatatggggcctagcagcagtggtctatagtgtgtgtacgtggagccgctcaagataaaagatgtctgagaatttgttgagttttatagtgttttctcagtttagatctattttatatttcagttaagggattgtcccttatacagagtttgtgctttttagtctgtattgactcaaagtttttattccagttgattgagatgttcagtcatggtatcagattttagattattagctagttttattttattttcccgtaacacctcttctcgggtaattctaggagagggggtgttacatatcCAATTAAGCTTGGTCTCTAATCTATGGACATGATTAGCCATCGATTCATCCCTCAATGCAGTAAATAACAACTTGGATTTTCCAATGGAAGTAAAAAAATAGCACAACAGTGGAAGTTGTGTTCCTTTCAGCAAAACCTTTGGCTTTTTCCACTATATCCCTTAGCTTTCCTCCAGCTAGTGCTGTCTTCACCTTCTTGTTGCCTATTTTATCCCAAGTTAAGGACAGTTCAGCCTGCTTTGGAACTAAAATCCCATCCAAAGAATGCCTTTTCTCAACCTCTAGCTTCTTTCTTATTGCCAGTTCATGTTCATCAGCTTTAGGGTCAGTTTTCGTAGAGCCAATATAAGATTGTTCAAGTCCTTTAATTGGATTTGCTTGATCCCATATTGTTCCATCAGCATCTctatctctctatttcttcttcagtGCTTCCAATGTTAATTCTTGGAGCCTAGCACTATCAGCAGCATGCTTGAGTCTTGGGATGAAGCACAATCACCATTAGCCTCAACTCTTCCTTCAAGCTAATTAAGAAGCTTGAAACGAAATAAGACTGTCAAATAGGGTTATGATTGAGCATCAAGGCCATCAACTCTTCAAACCTCAATTGGTACTCCATCACTGACCCTACCTACCTAattttgttgaactcctcaacCACATTAGACAAGCCCCGATCTCCAAACCTCTTCTTAGACTAGCCCATTTTAAAGGACTTCTCTTGGTTAGaacttccgtgataatcatcaaagaatTCAGCGAGAAAGCTGTAATGATATTTCTTAGTTAGTATCCTTACAAGCTCATATAATTGCTCATGTAACATATGGTCGAATTCCTTGCTAGTATTGTGCACCACACTTCCTGTTTTCCTGTGGTTCCCAACTAAAAATATAGCCTTCTTTTGCTACCCTCGAGACTCCATTTGTCTCATGCATGAACTGCTCCCCATGGTCAACTTCTAACCAACAGAACACTGTAAAGACCAAGGAGTAAAAGTCCTGTACATTGAATCCCCCATCTCCCTTCGATATCTACTTCACAGCAAGCACCTAGGATAAACGATTGCCTCTCAACACTCCACGACCTTCAATTTCTCAGCAAGATGAGCCACTTGCCTTCTAATTCAACTTAGACTCAATGCTAATGTCACTTATGTTAGCAGTCACCAAAGAAACTACTATAAACTCGCCTATGTCGGCCTCAATTTAGCAGAATAATCAGACTCCAgatcctcttctttctctctaattttccttattttatcCCTTGAATCTCATTGAGTCAAGGGAAATGACTTGCTTCGCAACTTGAATTTGCCAATGTCACCGTCTTAAATAAGCTAGCATGGCTTCAACAAATCTGATAAGAGAGTTCGTTTAGCTTGTCCAAAATCATGGGCAAGAATCGTTGGCCTGTTCCTCCAGTTTTTACAAGCCATGTCTGTATCCACTCCTCCAATTCACCACTATCACCCTCCCAAATTAGGTTGGAGTCACTAGTCACGCTCGCCAATCAACACCGAAGCCCTTGGAAATTGTTGGAACTCTAGAATTCACTGGAATTAGCTGTTGGGAGTTGTTAAATGCATAACCAGGAAGCATGGGTCACTGGATTATAGTGACCTAACTTAGATCAACTCCATGTTTACGTTCAATACTCACCTAATCGAATTGAACCCACAACCCAGGCTCACAGATCTGCTAATGGAACTGGAATTTGCGGGTACAAATCAATCTCTGGCTTCTTATTCGGAATTAAATGTAAGATACGCTCACCCGCTCCAAATCTGCCACTGGATCTTCTTCGCCTTTCACCTTTAGCCTCAATTATTAGCCGAACGCTCAACCTCAATGCATCGGAATCGATCACTCATCTCCTGTATGCGAGTCAAATTTTGAATCTCTACTACCTCaaattgcttcaaaattcaagcGCTCAGCCTGATTCATTCCTAGAAGTCGACTTGGTCAATGGTTAGGACCACTTGAATCGCCTCAAGCCCTACTTtaaggaagaaggggaagaggaagaagaggaggaggaagaaaaaaaatgagaaaaatggattGGAGGATGACACTCAATCAATTGACAGCCTCTCAAGCACTGTTATTAGTGCTAAGACACTTGGCCAGGTGTCAATCATTAAGCAATCGTTGGCTGGAAGTGAAGTTGCAGCATCTCCTAATattaatgctcacaaacagccttggtatgagtattcaaggaaagaatacaaacctccattgctgcattttgagGCTGCTGTTGATATTTTTGTAGCAAACATAGAtgtgggttgaatggggatATAGTAACAGCAACAATGGTTGTAGATTTGCCTTTCTTACTTGTATTGGACGGTGATGAAGTTTTCCCTACTGAAATTCTGGGCTAATTTATGCTTGAATTTGATCTTGTAAACCTAATAACGAAGAAAAAGAAgcctagaaggagaagaaggaaagaagggtGAACTAGATGGAAAAGGGCTGGAATTTGATGAAGAGCTATGGCtacttgttgcaagttcttggggacaataactctcttaaggaggggaaattgtcataaccctatgagcaataaagggtattattgtaatagggtagaatagtttgttttggatattttagcaattagttaagtgcacatggctgcatgtgcaagACTGTTAGgagacaaatatgcctatataaggttgCTGTAAATGGATGGGTTTGacatgttgaatgataattgaaattccaatatctctctctttaatttctctctcttttcctttctctctccctctctcgttCAGCACTGTTCCATTCTttttctccctaattctattcaatctcccccttcatttcttctctgtttcttcctcaaattccttccaattacttctaagaccctagggtcatgacaatggGCTGCTTTAAAATCACTCGTCAACGTCTACAGATGCACTTTCTTGACACGTTCAACACCCTTGTAAATGATTGCCAATTTATCCCACACTTCCTTGCTTGAACTTGCTTTAGATACTTCTCAAAAGTATCATTTTTCTCGAGACCCTGATACAAGAGAAACAAAGCCTTTTTGTCCTTCTTCCGTTGATCTTTGAGTGTAGTCTTATGCTCAGCCATGTAAGCTACTTCCTCCTCATTAGTAGGCTCGATGTAGCCATTGGTGACAATATCCTAGAGGTCCTAGGAGCCAAACAAGGCCTTGAACTGGATATACCATTTGTTGTAGTTTTCTTTCCCCAAACAAGAACTTGAATTTGAACGAGATTCGACGACATGGGAATCGAGCTCTGATAATAATTTGTTGGATTCAAGTTGACTATAGAAGAAGGAGAATAACAAGGACTCAAAGAGGTACTAAAAAGATCATTCACATTACAAATGATGACCTTTTCTCTTATTGAACTTGACTTACACGCACTACCTTATATAAGGGATTGCATGCTTATTAACAGGAAATCAACAAAAACATTTAACTACTTAACTAATCTCTTAAAAAACAACAAGTGACTAGCTCTTTTTTGGTACCGGCCATGGACTCGTTCAAACACCATCTGGCTCAACAACTAGTTTGTTATCTCCAACATTTTTGGcattaattatttcttcatggacttgttCGGTCTCAAATCGGACATTGAAGGCATTGGCGCCAGAGTAAATGCCATCGTCCAAGTCATAGATCTCGTCTCGCCCATCGATACGAGTATCACGTTGCTTGTATGAAAAGGGAACGTCACATGAAGCTGATGTTGCTAAAAGTCTCGCCGTCAGTGTACTCCTTGGTGGTACAGTAACCTCTTGCTGAAACTCCACTTCCTTAGTTGATTCGATAGCTCCTCCCCACTCGTATGCTCCCGAAAACTCATATGAAACGGTAACAGAGCCGTCTAGGATTGATGGAATGCCTGCGCTGAGTTGTGTGCTAACACCTAACTTCACTGCAAGAGTATTATTCCAAGTGCTGGTCCTCGTCTCTGAATAAAGTAGCCTCACCTGTGCAGTGATGGGCTCCTGACCACCGTTAACGAGATCTTGATTGGCCAAGGTGATGATTCTCTCGTCATAAATTCGGGCGTCCGCGAGCCGAAATCTGACATCATAAATTTGCCTTCTAAGAACAAGTTCTTCCATAACTATTCGGGCATCTGCAGTGATGTTGGAAACGTTGGCAACAAGAGCGTGATGCAACCTAGGCCTGCCCCAAAGAACGTATCTCCTGCAGATCCGATCATTGCCCATGCTGCGGAGAGCGATAGTACTATTGTCGTTGCCAATTTTGATGGGCCAAAACAATGTGTCGTTGCCGGAGACGTTACCTTCAGCCTCAGCATATATCCAATCCGCCCTATGCCTCCAGAATTTGTTATTTCCAAAGGACCTTACACGGATGCTTCCATTGCTAGTAGTTATGACCTCATTTCCAACTTGCTGATCTGTGGTATTAGAAAATCTAAACTGCAGATAATCATTTCCGAGAACCCATCGTTGACCGAGATATTCGCCATTATCGCCCTTGAATGCAACATATTTTGGTAGTATAAGCATTGACTCCCAATCGGTGATTTCTACAAATTCTGCGCTAACAGAATCTGCTGCGGCGTGAAGTAAAGGGGACCCATTTCGATTCTGAGCGAGCAGAGGGCGTCCGAGCTGGGCGTGCGTAAACCGAAACCTCATAGGTTGACCAAGTTCGGATTGGGGCATGAACAAAGTACATGACCACTTGGATCGGTCTTCCTCTGGTTCGTCTGCCAAACCAACAATCCAGCTTTGGTCCTCCTTCCACGCTACCCAGTATTTGTTGTTGTAACAGCACCTTATGTGACTCAGCCCAGTATTGCCAGTGCCCATTCCTCTTATCACTTCGAATTTCGTGTATGGGGTCGCAACGTCCGGTGCACCGAACTGAAGAAAGCCATGGTCTGCCGTATCCTCGTGCACATAGCGCAAGTAGGCCCTTCTGTTAGGAGAGTAGATGGCGATGAATCTTGGCAATGACATTGTCTTATTTGTGAAATGTCctcacttcttttctttctatgCTTCCTTTCTCACTGAAGGGGAAGTCTCTCTCTGGTGTCGTGATTTCCCCAACTCCAACTTCTTGGTTatatttataggccaaataATTGCACAGCCACCGAAAATGTGAATGAATAATTGTCGATGTGTGGGACTTGTGTTACACGTGAAAAAATGTCGTCCACCCATTTGACAAACTGTGTTTACTCTTTTGTAAAAATGGGCCACAAACAATGACAGCAAACCTCATTTTCATTCTGGTAATTGAAAGTAGGATTTTCTATCACAGATTGATTGTGATGAGTTGATTTACAATAATAGTCCGATTGGTTTCATTCAAAAAGTTATTAGTCATGGCAATATGTACAAGGAATGGAAAGTAGCTGTTGCACAATTtctgaattttattattttgacaaCATAATTTATCTTTCTATTATTAACACGTAGATTGACAGGTTGAATATCAATCATAAAACCTTATGATTCTTGGCCTTAAATGAACTTTGTTGcacatggaaaaaaaaatgtaattcaCCCTTACATTCTTGCCAAGACAAAAAGAAATTAGTATAATGAATTCTATTTTCATTCTTAAAGTAcgtaaaaaaatttcatttttatatgaGATTAATTGTGAAAATCTTAATTTTGAGCGATGAATTACATAATTatcgaaaaaaatttaaaatattctaGACATATCACATCAGAAGTTAATGCTCTCTCATATTTTATTTGAACCTATAATGGTcataattttttagttaaaatatacttatttatGTTGAAGAAAGTGGACTAGGGGAGTGTGCTCCCAGTCTCTTCTAAAATTACTCTACCTTCCCACCtagcatttgttaaaaaaaaagaagctaaaATGTGAATAATTGTTGATGAGGATGTGTGGGACTTGTGTTACACGTGAAAAAATGTCTCCCACCCATTTGATAATTGAAAATGGACCACAATGACACCAAACCTCATTTTCACAGATTGATTGTGAAAATGGACCACAATGACAGCAAGCCTCATTTTCATTCTGCTAATTGAAAGTAAAGGCGTGTTtgatatctattttttttttcatgaaaaaggtAAACTTTTCATCCAATGTAAATCACATTGTTTGACAGTTAttcttttttagaaaaattattttctttgcaATAATCATGtgaggatatttttttttaaatcatagaaattaaattatttgaaaggaagagaaaaatttTTCTGACAATTGAAAAGTGTAGGTGGGTGGGCGGCCGGTGGGATGATGACAGGCTTTTGGGGGGTGGGGGAAAGTGTAGGTGGGTGGGCGGCC
It contains:
- the LOC127796812 gene encoding uncharacterized protein LOC127796812; amino-acid sequence: MSLPRFIAIYSPNRRAYLRYVHEDTADHGFLQFGAPDVATPYTKFEVIRGMGTGNTGLSHIRCCYNNKYWVAWKEDQSWIVGLADEPEEDRSKWSCTLFMPQSELGQPMRFRFTHAQLGRPLLAQNRNGSPLLHAAADSVSAEFVEITDWESMLILPKYVAFKGDNGEYLGQRWVLGNDYLQFRFSNTTDQQVGNEVITTSNGSIRVRSFGNNKFWRHRADWIYAEAEGNVSGNDTLFWPIKIGNDNSTIALRSMGNDRICRRYVLWGRPRLHHALVANVSNITADARIVMEELVLRRQIYDVRFRLADARIYDERIITLANQDLVNGGQEPITAQVRLLYSETRTSTWNNTLAVKLGVSTQLSAGIPSILDGSVTVSYEFSGAYEWGGAIESTKEVEFQQEVTVPPRSTLTARLLATSASCDVPFSYKQRDTRIDGRDEIYDLDDGIYSGANAFNVRFETEQVHEEIINAKNVGDNKLVVEPDGV